Proteins encoded within one genomic window of Brassica rapa cultivar Chiifu-401-42 chromosome A09, CAAS_Brap_v3.01, whole genome shotgun sequence:
- the LOC117128525 gene encoding putative F-box/LRR-repeat/kelch-repeat protein At1g11620: protein MALKLPYDLEEEILARVPWKYLATLRCVCKLWNSLILEERLNKKNLSFHMHSYSGEHRFILTDHGGPKISAVGIEKQQNNVDDPPSLIVEDFTLRKVRRREAIKLYRAVHCDGLLLCVMENQLLVWNPLLKETTWIKCGSDFHQRDDAYSLGYLSHCDFRILRFRCASNSRNRPSRVEVCEVASKTWKVIDNISFDWFLSVPLSILSLRGTPYCIGLREDHTAFVQSYDFYKESFQPIDDLPFSYDEMNPIALEIYKGDRLSVLEQCHKTRKICIWVKHWLMLTSWTKLLVVDIPEFPLLYPRPTLLSTNYYFDKNDRLVITYKHIGMKGLSIIRVVNDKEFQVIKANGSEIRFPFLCSYVPSLVRLPGFWKQDTSRIRWRKRRFN, encoded by the coding sequence ATGGCACTGAAGCTACCATATGATTTGGAAGAGGAAATTCTCGCCAGAGTTCCATGGAAATATCTTGCAACGTTGAGATGTGTATGTAAGCTTTGGAATAGTCTTATTTTGGAGGAGAGACTCAACAAGAAGAACTTGTCGTTTCACATGCATAGCTATAGCGGTGAACATCGGTTTATACTCACCGACCATGGTGGTCCTAAGATCTCTGCCGTGGGCATTGAGAAGCAGCAAAACAACGTGGACGATCCTCCGTCTTTGATCGTCGAAGACTTTACCCTTAGAAAAGTCCGACGACGCGAGGCAATTAAATTGTACAGGGCTGTTCATTGCGATGGTCTGTTGTTGTGTGTCATGGAAAACCAGCTTCTAGTTTGGAACCCCTTACTGAAGGAAACGACTTGGATCAAATGCGGTAGCGACTTTCACCAACGTGATGATGCCTACAGCCTTGGATACCTCAGCCATTGTGATTTCAGGATCTTAAGGTTTCGGTGTGCTAGTAATTCGAGAAATAGACCTTCAAGAGTCGAGGTCTGTGAAGTTGCATCCAAGACATGGAAGGTTATAGATAACATCAGTTTTGATTGGTTCCTTAGTGTGCCATTGTCGATCCTGTCTCTGAGAGGAACTCCTTATTGTATTGGTCTTCGAGAAGACCATACAGCTTTCGTACAAAGCTATGACTTTTACAAAGAGAGTTTTCAGCCCATAGATGACCTGCCATTCAGCTATGATGAGATGAATCCTATTGCACTAGAGATTTATAAAGGAGATAGGCTTTCGGTGTTGGAGCAATGTCACAAAACAAGGAAGATATGCATATGGGTGAAGCATTGGCTCATGCTTACTTCTTGGACCAAATTATTGGTCGTGGACATACCAGAGTTTCCGCTGTTATATCCACGTCCCACCCTCCTTTCTACGAATTATTATTTCGACAAAAACGATAGACTCGTCATAACTTATAAGCACATTGGCATGAAGGGACTGTCTATTATCAGAGTCGTCAACGACAAGGAGTTCCAAGTAATTAAAGCTAATGGATCGGAAATTCGTTTCCCTTTTTTATGCAGCTACGTTCCAAGCTTGGTTAGGCTTCCAGGGTTTTGGAAGCAAGACACCAGTCGGATTCGTTGGAGAAAACGTAGATTCAACTAG
- the LOC117128535 gene encoding putative F-box/LRR-repeat/kelch-repeat protein At1g11620 produces MENQLLVRNPLLKETTWIKCGSDFHQRDDAYSLGYLSHCDFRILRFRCASNSRNRPSRVEVCEVASKTWKVIDNISFDWFLSVPLSILSLRGTPYCIGLREDHTAFVQSYDFSGERFQPIDDLPFSYDEMNPIALEIYKGDRLSVLEQCHKTRKICIWVKHWLMLTSWTKLVVVDIPEFPLLYPRPSLINFYELLFRQKR; encoded by the coding sequence ATGGAAAACCAGCTTTTGGTTAGGAACCCCTTACTGAAGGAAACGACTTGGATCAAATGCGGTAGTGACTTTCACCAACGTGATGATGCCTACAGCCTTGGATACCTCAGCCATTGTGATTTCAGGATCTTAAGGTTTCGGTGTGCTAGTAATTCGAGAAATAGACCTTCAAGAGTCGAGGTCTGTGAAGTTGCATCCAAGACATGGAAGGTTATAGATAACATCAGTTTTGATTGGTTCCTTAGTGTGCCATTGTCGATCCTATCTTTGAGAGGAACTCCTTATTGTATAGGCCTTCGAGAAGATCATACAGCCTTTGTACAAAGCTATGATTTTTCCGGTGAAAGGTTTCAGCCCATAGATGACCTGCCATTCAGCTATGATGAGATGAATCCTATTGCACTAGAGATTTATAAAGGAGATAGGCTTTCGGTGTTGGAGCAATGTCACAAAACAAGGAAGATATGCATATGGGTGAAGCATTGGCTTATGCTTACTTCTTGGACCAAATTGGTGGTCGTGGACATACCAGAATTTCCGCTTTTATATCCACGTCCCAGCCTCATTAATTTCTACGAATTATTATTTCGACAAAAACGATAG